The following coding sequences are from one SAR116 cluster alpha proteobacterium HIMB100 window:
- a CDS encoding enolase (PFAM: Enolase, N-terminal domain; Enolase, C-terminal TIM barrel domain~TIGRFAM: phosphopyruvate hydratase), protein MSKIVSVLGRRVWDSRGRPTVEAEICLENGTTGRAIAPSGASRGTREALELRDGGAHLGGFDVRQACANVNGPVAAALTGIDATQQDEIDTALLGLDSSALKQTIGGNALVAASLAAMHAGAAAKAMPVWQHIAELYSTTPSLPLPEIQIFGGGAHAGRRVDVQDFMVMVPGAASFDEVMEVTREVYFAAGDLMAAKGKAAGIADEGGWWPLFDSNEEALETLTLAIEKAGENPGKNVVISLDIAASEFGKNGIYRLALEDRELSSEALIDLLGSWLDAYPIVSIEDPLAEDDKDGMKAFTAQFGDRVQIIGDDYLVTNDRLVSAAIEDRAANAVLIKVNQIGTVSQAVKTFSTARGAGWQTIVSARSGETEDASISHLAVGLGAGQLKVGSFQRSERMVKWNECLRIQDQLGQGHFVAGQPLCNSWWGRG, encoded by the coding sequence ATGAGTAAAATTGTATCTGTCCTTGGCCGCCGTGTATGGGATTCACGCGGCAGGCCAACAGTTGAAGCCGAAATCTGTCTTGAAAACGGAACAACTGGGCGGGCAATTGCGCCGTCCGGCGCATCCAGAGGCACAAGAGAAGCGCTGGAGTTACGAGATGGCGGGGCGCATCTTGGCGGGTTTGATGTGCGCCAGGCCTGTGCAAATGTAAACGGACCTGTTGCTGCCGCCCTCACCGGCATTGACGCCACACAACAAGACGAGATAGACACCGCTTTGCTGGGCCTTGACAGCTCAGCGCTGAAACAGACGATCGGCGGAAATGCGCTGGTGGCAGCGTCTCTGGCAGCGATGCATGCCGGTGCCGCCGCCAAGGCTATGCCGGTCTGGCAGCATATTGCAGAGCTGTACAGCACCACCCCCAGCCTGCCTTTGCCTGAGATTCAGATTTTTGGCGGCGGGGCTCATGCCGGGCGCCGTGTTGATGTTCAGGATTTTATGGTGATGGTACCTGGCGCGGCCTCATTTGATGAGGTGATGGAGGTAACAAGAGAGGTTTATTTTGCAGCTGGCGATTTAATGGCGGCAAAAGGCAAGGCTGCAGGCATTGCAGATGAAGGCGGCTGGTGGCCGTTATTTGACAGCAATGAAGAAGCGTTGGAAACCCTAACCCTGGCGATTGAAAAAGCCGGGGAAAACCCAGGCAAGAATGTTGTCATCTCGCTTGATATTGCCGCTTCAGAATTTGGCAAGAACGGCATCTATCGCCTCGCCCTTGAGGACAGAGAATTATCCTCAGAGGCGCTGATTGACCTGTTGGGAAGCTGGTTGGATGCCTATCCGATTGTGTCTATCGAAGACCCGTTGGCCGAAGATGATAAGGACGGGATGAAAGCCTTTACCGCGCAATTTGGAGACAGGGTTCAGATTATTGGTGATGATTATCTGGTGACCAATGACAGGCTGGTCAGCGCGGCAATAGAGGACAGGGCCGCAAATGCTGTGCTGATCAAGGTAAATCAAATCGGCACAGTCAGTCAGGCGGTAAAGACCTTTTCAACAGCCCGAGGCGCCGGATGGCAGACCATTGTATCTGCCCGCTCAGGGGAAACCGAAGACGCATCAATCAGCCATCTGGCAGTTGGCCTGGGTGCAGGGCAGCTGAAGGTCGGGTCATTCCAGCGTTCAGAACGAATGGTGAAATGGAATGAATGCCTGCGCATTCAAGACCAGCTGGGCCAGGGCCATTTTGTGGCTGGTCAGCCGCTGTGCAACAGCTGGTGGGGGCGCGGTTAA
- a CDS encoding putative hydrolase or acyltransferase of alpha/beta superfamily (PFAM: alpha/beta hydrolase fold): protein MPRPVLLLPGMMCDDRLFAYQRDRLNQDTDGQISVLIPPLDEASSMSDLAARLLAAAPPSFCLCGLSMGGILAMEIIAQAPHRVERLALMDTNPLAETPEGIIRRNRQIADVRAGGLKQVMAEEMKPLYLADRPDKAELLQLCMDMALSLGKAAFINQSLALRDRPDQTETLRSVRCPTLILHGAEDRLCPPERHHLMHRLIPHATLVTVQKAGHLPPLEAPEDTLHYLLDWLGQPS from the coding sequence ATGCCCCGCCCCGTGCTGCTGCTGCCCGGCATGATGTGTGATGACCGGTTGTTTGCCTATCAGCGTGACCGCCTTAATCAGGATACAGATGGCCAGATTTCGGTTCTGATCCCGCCTCTGGATGAGGCCTCATCCATGTCGGACCTGGCCGCCCGGCTGCTGGCTGCCGCGCCGCCCTCTTTTTGTTTGTGCGGCCTGTCCATGGGCGGCATTCTGGCAATGGAAATCATTGCACAAGCCCCGCATCGTGTGGAGCGGCTCGCGCTGATGGACACCAACCCGTTAGCCGAAACACCAGAAGGGATAATCAGGCGGAACCGGCAAATTGCTGATGTCCGGGCAGGTGGGCTGAAACAGGTGATGGCAGAAGAGATGAAACCGCTCTATCTGGCTGACCGCCCGGATAAAGCAGAGCTGCTTCAGCTCTGTATGGATATGGCCTTATCCTTGGGCAAGGCAGCCTTTATCAACCAGTCTCTGGCGTTGCGGGACAGGCCTGACCAAACTGAAACGCTGCGGTCTGTGCGCTGCCCGACCTTGATTTTGCATGGTGCAGAAGATCGGCTCTGCCCGCCTGAACGCCATCACCTGATGCACCGGCTGATCCCGCATGCCACATTGGTGACGGTTCAGAAAGCCGGTCATCTGCCGCCGCTGGAAGCCCCTGAAGATACCCTTCATTATCTGCTGGACTGGTTGGGACAGCCTTCTTAA
- a CDS encoding putative permease (PFAM: Membrane transport protein) has translation MMSTAFVAAAVFIYKYITAMENKLFSSVFQGSVRYNSYIFIALSSNYLGEAGAALSGIFIAVMIIFTNMISVIIFTIYGQGGKMDIQDIALKTGANPLIMGALFGVGVKISGISLQQFFIADYLYYLSAPAMPLSLLSTGAGLLFTFDRTKARAISAAVFAKLILLPAFAVVMLSFLPLPFIMKAVTILYCAVPCASNAYILSRQMGGDSDVMASVITWGTLLSPFSIYIFMYICMP, from the coding sequence ATGATGTCAACAGCTTTTGTTGCTGCTGCTGTGTTCATCTATAAATACATCACGGCAATGGAAAATAAGCTGTTTTCTTCAGTGTTTCAGGGCAGCGTGCGGTATAATTCCTATATCTTCATTGCCTTATCCTCAAATTACCTTGGCGAGGCTGGTGCTGCCCTGTCGGGCATTTTTATTGCTGTCATGATCATTTTCACAAATATGATCAGTGTTATCATTTTTACGATCTATGGTCAGGGCGGCAAAATGGATATTCAGGATATCGCCCTTAAAACAGGGGCGAATCCGCTGATTATGGGGGCTCTGTTCGGTGTGGGGGTCAAAATAAGCGGCATCTCTCTTCAGCAATTTTTTATTGCTGATTATCTGTATTATCTGAGTGCGCCGGCTATGCCGCTCAGCCTGTTATCGACAGGGGCAGGGCTGCTCTTTACCTTTGATCGCACAAAGGCACGGGCAATATCTGCAGCTGTCTTTGCAAAGCTTATTTTATTGCCTGCTTTTGCTGTTGTGATGCTCAGCTTTTTGCCCCTTCCTTTCATAATGAAAGCTGTAACCATTTTGTATTGTGCGGTCCCTTGTGCCAGTAATGCCTATATACTCTCCCGGCAAATGGGCGGAGATTCAGATGTGATGGCGTCTGTGATTACATGGGGTACATTGTTATCCCCGTTCAGCATTTATATATTTATGTATATCTGTATGCCCTGA
- a CDS encoding putative homoserine kinase type II (protein kinase fold) (PFAM: Phosphotransferase enzyme family) produces MTVDLPTRCRALLAELGLIEADAQISVTPLSGGVASDIAKVTVGGAGDADQNSYCVKFALAKLRVKADWFAPVTRNFAEYQWLKTAAQISPDTAIRLYGHSERQNGFVMSYLAGDETCLFKSELLAGNGYAEQAEAVGRLLGHIHAVSAAPDFDRSAFDNRDDFYALRIEPYLVYTAQFYPEFEAAIRKVAEQLYQSETLLIHGDVSPKNILFQGNRPHLLDAECATMGDASFDVSFCLNHFILKAVHVPECLARYLSFCRRFWAAYRVFVNWEEPACLEARILRLLPILMLARVDGKSPVEYLTEDQHAHIRQLALQLLEAPAASLDDFIQRIERHTP; encoded by the coding sequence GTGACCGTCGATTTACCTACAAGATGCAGAGCGTTGCTTGCCGAGCTTGGCCTTATCGAAGCAGATGCGCAAATATCTGTTACCCCTTTATCCGGCGGTGTGGCCAGCGATATTGCCAAGGTCACTGTCGGCGGGGCTGGGGATGCAGACCAGAACAGCTATTGTGTGAAATTCGCGCTGGCGAAATTACGCGTAAAAGCAGACTGGTTTGCGCCGGTAACCCGCAATTTTGCTGAATATCAATGGCTGAAAACCGCCGCACAGATATCCCCTGACACAGCGATCCGGCTGTATGGCCATTCTGAACGCCAGAACGGTTTTGTGATGTCCTATTTAGCGGGAGACGAAACTTGTCTGTTCAAATCTGAGCTGTTGGCCGGAAATGGATATGCAGAACAGGCAGAGGCTGTCGGCCGGTTGCTGGGCCACATACATGCGGTAAGTGCCGCGCCTGATTTTGACCGCAGCGCGTTCGATAACCGGGATGATTTTTATGCGTTACGGATTGAACCTTATCTTGTCTATACAGCGCAATTTTATCCTGAATTTGAGGCCGCTATCAGGAAAGTTGCCGAACAGTTGTATCAGTCTGAGACGCTGCTGATCCATGGCGATGTCAGCCCGAAAAATATCCTGTTTCAAGGGAACCGGCCTCACCTTCTGGATGCGGAATGCGCCACCATGGGGGACGCCAGTTTTGATGTCAGTTTTTGTTTGAACCATTTTATTTTAAAAGCTGTTCATGTGCCGGAATGTCTGGCGCGATATTTGTCCTTTTGCCGCCGGTTCTGGGCCGCCTATCGCGTTTTTGTAAACTGGGAAGAGCCTGCTTGTTTAGAGGCACGCATATTGAGGCTTCTGCCGATATTGATGCTGGCCCGTGTTGATGGAAAATCACCTGTGGAATATTTAACAGAAGATCAGCACGCCCATATAAGACAGCTCGCCCTGCAGCTGCTTGAGGCGCCGGCTGCTTCACTAGATGACTTTATCCAGAGAATAGAAAGACACACACCATAA
- a CDS encoding putative sodium:solute symporter, VC_2705 subfamily (PFAM: Sodium:solute symporter family~TIGRFAM: probable sodium:solute symporter, VC_2705 subfamily; transporter, SSS family) — protein MLKLDGGFIQNLGRVYGMYTLGFLGFVILMAILEAAGVSNTVIGWLFVAFTVGIYAMIGVLSRTMESSQYYVAGREVPAVYNGMATAADWMSGASFIAMAGGIYLKGYPYMAFLVGWTGGYVLVASLIAPYLRKFGCYTVPDFIGTRYGGNLARLCAVIILVVASFTYVTAQINGTGTVAARALQIPFELGVWIGLAGILFCSMLGGMRAVTWTQVAQYIVLIIAYLIPVFWMSNKLGYGLIPHFAQFGAVERVQELEGLLGVGTLLPTAEAQAEAGKLAALKVGINDASDSLMAKWKFFTLVLCMMAGTASLPHVLMRYFTTSSVKAARQSVGYSLLFICLLYLTAPALATFTKLSLLDPTVATSIIGKSVAEVTSLEWIQQWSNVGFLKVVDGNGDGIVQINEFFMRGDIVVLATPEMAGLPYVISGLVAAGGLAAAMSTADGLLLAIANALSHDLYYKIIDPKADTKTRLVVARVLLLLIGAAGAFVASMKLTGILGAVAWAFCFANSGLFFPLVLGVWWKRANRAGAIAGMVGGFGVGAWYLYMVQFGGMAPWAGIDGLRFGMIGMPVSLILMVVVSLMTEEPDAETQKMVEEIRVPSGKTVVQ, from the coding sequence ATGTTGAAACTAGATGGTGGTTTTATCCAAAATCTGGGCCGGGTGTACGGCATGTACACACTGGGCTTCCTGGGTTTTGTTATTCTGATGGCCATTCTTGAAGCTGCCGGTGTGTCGAACACTGTTATCGGCTGGCTTTTCGTGGCTTTCACCGTAGGTATCTATGCCATGATCGGGGTATTGTCCCGGACCATGGAATCCAGCCAATATTATGTGGCTGGGCGTGAAGTACCTGCTGTTTATAATGGTATGGCAACTGCTGCTGACTGGATGTCAGGGGCGTCATTTATCGCGATGGCCGGGGGGATTTACCTCAAAGGTTATCCGTATATGGCATTCCTGGTCGGCTGGACAGGCGGTTATGTGCTGGTGGCTTCGCTGATTGCACCTTATCTGCGCAAGTTTGGCTGTTACACTGTGCCTGACTTCATCGGCACACGTTATGGCGGCAACCTTGCCCGTTTATGTGCTGTGATCATTCTGGTGGTTGCATCATTCACATATGTGACTGCCCAGATTAACGGTACAGGTACAGTTGCTGCTCGTGCCCTGCAAATCCCGTTTGAGCTTGGCGTATGGATCGGTCTTGCCGGCATCCTGTTCTGTTCAATGCTTGGGGGTATGCGGGCTGTGACCTGGACTCAGGTGGCTCAATATATCGTTCTGATTATTGCCTATCTGATCCCTGTGTTCTGGATGTCAAACAAGCTTGGCTATGGCCTGATCCCACATTTCGCCCAGTTCGGTGCTGTAGAGCGCGTTCAGGAACTGGAAGGTCTGTTGGGTGTTGGCACATTACTGCCAACTGCTGAAGCTCAGGCTGAGGCTGGCAAGCTGGCTGCACTGAAAGTTGGCATCAATGATGCCAGTGATTCGCTGATGGCGAAGTGGAAGTTCTTCACACTTGTGTTGTGTATGATGGCGGGTACTGCGTCTCTGCCACACGTGCTGATGCGCTATTTCACAACGTCTTCAGTAAAGGCTGCCCGTCAGTCTGTTGGCTATTCACTGCTGTTCATCTGCTTGCTGTATCTGACCGCCCCTGCGCTGGCCACATTCACCAAGCTGTCTCTGCTGGACCCGACTGTTGCGACAAGCATCATCGGCAAGTCTGTTGCTGAGGTGACCAGCCTGGAATGGATCCAGCAGTGGAGCAATGTTGGCTTCCTGAAGGTTGTAGACGGTAACGGTGACGGCATCGTCCAGATCAATGAATTCTTCATGCGCGGCGATATCGTTGTGCTGGCAACACCGGAAATGGCCGGTCTGCCTTATGTGATTTCAGGTCTGGTTGCTGCTGGTGGTCTGGCCGCTGCGATGTCAACTGCTGATGGACTGTTGCTGGCGATTGCAAACGCATTGTCACATGATCTGTACTACAAGATTATTGACCCGAAAGCAGACACAAAGACCCGCCTGGTTGTGGCGCGTGTTCTGTTGCTGTTGATCGGTGCGGCAGGTGCCTTTGTGGCGTCTATGAAGCTGACAGGAATTCTGGGCGCGGTTGCCTGGGCTTTCTGTTTCGCCAATTCTGGTCTGTTCTTCCCGCTGGTCCTTGGTGTCTGGTGGAAGCGGGCCAACCGCGCCGGTGCGATTGCCGGTATGGTCGGCGGCTTCGGCGTTGGCGCCTGGTATCTGTATATGGTTCAGTTCGGTGGCATGGCCCCATGGGCCGGCATTGACGGTCTGCGCTTCGGCATGATCGGCATGCCTGTCAGCTTGATTCTGATGGTTGTTGTCAGCCTGATGACTGAAGAGCCAGATGCAGAAACACAGAAGATGGTCGAAGAAATCCGCGTACCAAGCGGCAAGACTGTCGTACAATAA
- a CDS encoding Zn-dependent oxidoreductase, NADPH:quinone reductase (PFAM: Alcohol dehydrogenase GroES-like domain; Zinc-binding dehydrogenase), producing MKAMVLTGHGDLDKLVWHEDWPKPEAGPGEVLVKVKACGLNNTDVNTRSGWYSKAVTEATTGDGYSEVHEEDPSWGGSAITFPRIQGADICGIIEAVGEGVDRSRIGERVITDNWLREPADPENLNKTGYLGSEVNGGFAEYAALPSRNLLAVNSDYTDAELATFSCSYSTAEGMLTRANVGETDTVFVPGASGGVGGAVVQLAKLRGARVLALTTPDKAEAVNALGADKIIDRTAGNLSAQMADEAVSVVADVVGGPDWPDFLDLLQRGGRYTCSGAIAGPIVSFDLRTFYLRDLTFTGSTVISPEVMPRLVSYIEAKAIKPVLAATYPLAELHAAQTAFINKAHVGNIVVCP from the coding sequence ATGAAAGCAATGGTACTGACCGGACATGGCGATCTGGATAAATTGGTCTGGCATGAAGACTGGCCTAAACCAGAGGCTGGCCCTGGCGAGGTATTGGTGAAAGTCAAAGCCTGTGGTCTGAACAACACAGATGTAAACACACGTTCCGGCTGGTATTCCAAAGCCGTGACAGAAGCCACCACCGGCGATGGCTATAGCGAGGTGCATGAAGAAGACCCGTCATGGGGAGGCAGCGCGATCACCTTTCCGCGGATCCAGGGCGCGGATATCTGCGGCATTATCGAAGCTGTGGGTGAGGGGGTTGACCGGTCCCGTATTGGCGAGCGGGTGATCACGGATAACTGGCTGCGGGAACCGGCTGATCCTGAAAATCTGAATAAAACAGGCTATTTAGGCTCAGAGGTGAATGGCGGCTTTGCTGAATATGCTGCTTTGCCGTCGCGCAACCTTCTGGCGGTGAATTCTGATTATACAGATGCTGAATTAGCTACCTTCAGCTGTTCGTATTCTACCGCGGAAGGCATGCTGACGCGGGCAAATGTGGGCGAGACAGATACCGTGTTTGTGCCAGGGGCTTCTGGCGGTGTCGGCGGGGCTGTGGTCCAGCTGGCCAAACTGCGCGGGGCACGTGTCCTGGCGCTGACAACACCGGACAAAGCAGAAGCAGTAAACGCGTTGGGCGCAGATAAGATCATTGACCGCACAGCCGGAAATCTGTCTGCACAAATGGCTGATGAGGCGGTGTCGGTGGTGGCGGATGTGGTCGGCGGGCCAGACTGGCCGGACTTTCTTGATCTGCTGCAAAGAGGCGGGCGGTATACCTGTTCAGGGGCGATTGCCGGACCGATTGTGTCTTTTGATTTACGCACATTTTATTTGCGTGACCTGACCTTTACAGGTTCAACAGTCATCAGCCCGGAAGTGATGCCGCGTTTGGTCAGTTATATTGAGGCCAAAGCGATCAAGCCGGTTTTGGCGGCAACTTACCCTTTGGCAGAACTGCACGCCGCCCAGACAGCCTTTATCAACAAGGCACATGTCGGCAATATCGTGGTCTGCCCGTAA
- a CDS encoding hypothetical protein (PFAM: Prokaryotic protein of unknown function (DUF849)): MSKPCIICVAITGSLPRKSMNPAVPITVSEQVESTHAAFEAGASICHAHVRNEDETPSSDPEKFAALKEGLQKHCPGMIVQFSTGGRSGAGRERGGMLPLRPDMASLTVGSNNFPTRVYENPPDLVDWLAAEMQTYQIKPEVEAFDLSHIHQAAQMRSDGRLTGPLYVQFVMGVKNAMPADKNVFDYYIETMNRLLPDSQWCAAGIGRHQLEVNEWCVAAGGHARTGLEDNIRLDKQTLAPSNAALVRRVTDLCDRYNRPVATAEQARQILGLAAQA; the protein is encoded by the coding sequence ATGTCAAAACCCTGTATTATCTGTGTGGCCATTACCGGGTCTTTGCCGCGCAAAAGCATGAACCCGGCTGTGCCGATTACCGTGTCTGAACAGGTGGAAAGCACCCATGCCGCATTTGAGGCCGGGGCCAGCATCTGTCATGCCCATGTCCGGAATGAAGATGAAACCCCGTCCAGTGATCCGGAAAAATTTGCCGCCCTGAAAGAGGGCCTTCAAAAACATTGCCCGGGCATGATTGTCCAGTTTTCAACAGGCGGGCGGTCCGGGGCAGGACGTGAACGCGGCGGTATGCTGCCCCTGCGTCCGGATATGGCGTCACTGACAGTGGGGTCAAATAATTTTCCGACCCGTGTTTATGAAAACCCGCCTGATCTGGTGGATTGGCTGGCGGCTGAAATGCAGACCTACCAGATCAAGCCAGAGGTTGAGGCATTTGATCTCTCTCATATTCATCAGGCGGCCCAGATGCGCAGCGACGGCCGCCTGACCGGGCCTTTATATGTCCAGTTTGTGATGGGGGTAAAAAACGCCATGCCTGCAGACAAGAATGTCTTTGATTACTATATCGAAACAATGAACAGGCTGCTGCCGGACAGCCAGTGGTGCGCGGCCGGCATTGGCCGTCACCAGCTGGAAGTGAATGAATGGTGTGTGGCCGCTGGCGGTCATGCCCGTACCGGGCTGGAAGATAATATCCGGCTGGATAAACAGACATTGGCCCCGTCAAATGCAGCTCTGGTCAGGCGGGTAACAGACTTATGTGACCGCTATAATCGGCCTGTCGCCACTGCTGAGCAGGCACGCCAGATTCTGGGGCTTGCGGCCCAGGCATAA
- a CDS encoding Rhodanese-related sulfurtransferase (PFAM: Rhodanese-like domain) — MSKLKITAAEMVRAARAKITEIETDELINQLEDPDLVIIDIRDIRERQKTGFIPGSYHAPRGMLEFWVDPDSPYFKPIFGAADKRYVFHCASGWRSALSVAVLNDMGFDAAHLKEGFSDWVKQGGPVDHSDTGKS, encoded by the coding sequence ATGAGCAAACTGAAGATAACCGCAGCTGAGATGGTCCGTGCCGCCCGGGCAAAAATCACAGAAATCGAAACAGATGAGCTGATTAACCAGCTGGAGGATCCAGATCTGGTGATCATTGATATCCGTGATATCAGAGAACGCCAGAAAACTGGCTTTATCCCGGGCAGTTATCATGCCCCGCGGGGGATGCTGGAATTCTGGGTCGACCCTGACAGCCCCTATTTCAAACCTATTTTCGGCGCAGCAGATAAACGATATGTCTTCCATTGTGCCTCTGGCTGGCGATCTGCGCTCAGCGTGGCTGTGCTGAATGATATGGGATTTGACGCTGCCCATCTGAAAGAGGGCTTTTCAGACTGGGTCAAACAGGGCGGACCTGTTGACCATTCCGACACAGGCAAAAGCTGA
- a CDS encoding deoxyribodipyrimidine photolyase (PFAM: FAD binding domain of DNA photolyase; DNA photolyase) translates to MMTKQGPVHLVWFKRDLRIEDHAPLRAAAASGCAVLPLYVVEPDYWAQPFASRRQWGFIHDCLQGLRNDLAGLGQPLIVKTGDVTDILSVLADQLDIAAVHCHQETGNSWTYARDQAVVGWCKAHQIKLIDYPFNGIVRGLSNRDKWSGVRSRRMSQPTILPPDCLRPVRGIDAGVIPAKTDRLFGPPLAGSVQPGGRQAGLDLLHSFLAQRARTYQRGMSSPQTAAQVCSRLSPHLSWGSLSPREVEQAVSQRRAQLGPQDQMFKRSLASFSSRLVWRCHFMQKLEDQPDLDQLCMHQAFEGLREPHHNDAHLQAWCAGQTGYPFIDACMRSLVQTGWLNFRMRAMLVSFAAYHLWLDWRAFGPHLARQFTDYEPGIHYSQLQMQSGVTGINTLRIYNPVKQSYDQDPDGRFIRKWVPELAGLSAQWVHEPWKLSSDLHHHKACQLGRDYPFPLVNNDTAMKQARSRMGEARRADGFAEMARQVYRRLGSRNRPPQRRARPHKTQLSLFDS, encoded by the coding sequence ATGATGACTAAACAAGGCCCTGTTCATCTGGTCTGGTTTAAACGGGACTTGCGGATAGAGGACCACGCTCCTCTGCGTGCGGCTGCCGCCTCTGGCTGTGCTGTGCTGCCGCTTTATGTTGTTGAACCTGACTATTGGGCCCAGCCCTTTGCCTCCCGCCGTCAATGGGGTTTTATCCATGATTGTCTGCAGGGGCTGCGCAATGACCTTGCCGGTCTGGGACAACCGCTTATTGTGAAAACGGGCGACGTGACAGACATATTGTCTGTACTGGCTGATCAGCTCGATATTGCTGCTGTGCACTGTCACCAGGAAACCGGCAACAGCTGGACCTATGCACGGGACCAAGCGGTGGTGGGCTGGTGCAAGGCGCATCAGATAAAGCTGATTGACTATCCGTTTAACGGTATCGTCAGGGGCTTGTCCAACCGGGATAAATGGTCTGGTGTGCGCAGCCGGCGGATGAGCCAGCCCACAATCTTGCCGCCGGACTGTTTGCGGCCCGTCAGGGGCATTGACGCCGGCGTGATCCCGGCAAAAACAGACCGATTATTTGGGCCGCCCCTGGCCGGTTCTGTTCAGCCTGGCGGCCGTCAGGCGGGGCTTGATCTGCTGCACAGCTTTCTTGCTCAGCGGGCCCGCACTTATCAGCGCGGCATGTCCTCACCCCAGACCGCTGCACAAGTCTGCTCACGTTTATCGCCGCATCTCAGCTGGGGCAGTTTATCACCGCGAGAGGTAGAACAGGCTGTCAGCCAGAGGCGTGCTCAGCTTGGCCCGCAAGACCAGATGTTTAAGCGCAGTCTGGCCAGCTTTTCTTCTCGTCTGGTCTGGCGCTGTCACTTCATGCAGAAGCTGGAAGACCAGCCGGATTTGGATCAGCTATGTATGCATCAGGCCTTTGAAGGCCTGCGTGAGCCGCATCATAATGATGCCCATCTTCAGGCCTGGTGTGCGGGACAAACCGGTTATCCCTTCATTGATGCCTGTATGCGCTCGCTGGTACAGACAGGATGGCTGAATTTTCGTATGCGCGCGATGCTGGTCAGCTTTGCTGCCTATCATTTATGGCTTGACTGGCGCGCTTTCGGTCCGCATCTGGCGCGCCAGTTTACGGATTATGAACCGGGTATTCACTACAGCCAGCTGCAGATGCAGTCAGGTGTGACCGGTATCAATACGCTGCGGATTTATAACCCGGTCAAACAATCTTATGATCAGGACCCGGACGGCCGGTTTATCCGCAAATGGGTGCCTGAATTAGCTGGCCTCAGCGCGCAATGGGTGCATGAGCCCTGGAAATTATCTTCTGATCTGCATCATCACAAAGCCTGTCAGCTGGGCCGGGATTACCCGTTTCCGCTGGTCAATAATGACACAGCGATGAAACAAGCCCGCAGCCGTATGGGTGAGGCCCGCCGCGCTGACGGATTTGCTGAGATGGCCCGCCAGGTTTATCGCCGTTTGGGCAGTCGTAACCGGCCGCCACAACGCCGCGCCCGTCCGCATAAAACCCAGCTGTCTTTGTTTGACAGCTAG
- a CDS encoding EamA-like transporter family (PFAM: EamA-like transporter family), translating to MAGGMFLFSAVDALAKFLTDTLHPLQIVWIRQLGLVAGTVLLMGLYGVRIFATTHPVLQLARGVLAAGSATLFIVAISYVALADAIAVTFIAPLIVTIFSAVLLAEKVGIHRWSAIIAGFIGTLVVIRPGFESFHPALLLVLFAATLFACRQIISRLLSGSDNAYTTVAYTALASSVVLSVPALFVWTTPQTTQVILLLMVMALLAGLAEFMVIKALQIAHAGLVAPVQYTILIWGTLYGVLIFADVPDIFTFAGAAIIIASGLYTVHRERLRDR from the coding sequence ATGGCAGGGGGCATGTTTTTATTTTCAGCAGTCGATGCGCTGGCAAAATTTTTGACAGATACGCTGCATCCCCTGCAGATTGTCTGGATACGCCAGTTGGGCCTGGTGGCCGGCACAGTATTGCTGATGGGGCTGTATGGGGTGCGGATATTTGCAACCACGCATCCGGTATTACAGCTGGCCAGAGGCGTGTTGGCAGCGGGGTCTGCTACCTTGTTTATCGTTGCCATCAGCTATGTGGCATTGGCGGATGCGATTGCTGTGACCTTTATCGCGCCGCTGATTGTGACCATATTCAGTGCGGTTCTGCTGGCGGAGAAAGTTGGCATTCACAGATGGAGTGCGATTATTGCCGGGTTTATCGGCACGCTTGTTGTGATTCGCCCGGGTTTTGAGAGCTTTCACCCTGCTTTGCTGCTGGTTCTGTTTGCCGCGACTTTATTTGCCTGCCGCCAGATTATCTCTCGCCTGCTCAGCGGCAGTGACAATGCCTATACCACAGTAGCCTATACCGCGCTGGCCAGCTCTGTAGTGTTGTCAGTCCCAGCCCTTTTTGTATGGACAACACCGCAGACGACCCAAGTGATTCTGCTGCTGATGGTGATGGCGCTGCTGGCCGGGCTGGCGGAATTCATGGTGATAAAGGCGCTGCAGATCGCCCATGCCGGGCTGGTTGCGCCGGTTCAATATACAATCCTGATCTGGGGGACTTTATATGGTGTTCTGATTTTTGCGGATGTCCCGGATATATTTACTTTTGCCGGCGCAGCGATCATTATTGCTTCAGGCCTGTATACAGTGCACAGAGAGCGTCTGCGTGACCGTTAG